The sequence ACCAGAACTGACCCGCGCAGTTGGGTGTTGAGATGGAGGTCGGGGCGCAGCGGCGGCTGCGCCCATACATCCTCTCGATTATTGAACGAACTCAGCACATCCCATCACCGTACCAGCGCGGCCAGCGTCGTATCATAACGTGGGGCCAGATTCTGCCAACGGTAAGGCATCGCCAGTACCGACCAATCGTACTGCATCAATCGCGGTAAATTCCCGATCAACCGCTCTAAGGCTAACGGCAGATCGTCGTCTGTGGGGTAAAGACAATCGGCATGCCATTCTGGCGGTATCAAATCGGGATAGTTCAGTCGGGCCGGTAACAGCGGCACACACCCACAAGCAATTGCTTCGAGTATCGCAATCCCAAAGTACTCCTGGATGGCTGCCGACACCACAATATCGGCCTGCCGCAGCAGATGCAGATACGCTGCCCGACTCTCGGCAAAACCCCAGTGAATCGTCCGGTCAGCCCAACGCTGGCGAGCGGCTACCAGATCAGGGGCCATCGGATCAATATGCTCGCCTGTTACAATCAGGCGAAATGTCACCCCACGCCCAGCCAGATACTCCAACGCTGCCATCACAACGTGTGGTTGCTTATCATATTCCCAACGCGCATTCCACAGAATCACCGGTGGTGCAGATGGGTCACGCGGGAGA comes from Chloroflexus sp. Y-396-1 and encodes:
- a CDS encoding DUF3524 domain-containing protein is translated as MKIWWLDPFHGGSHAAVASGYAAHSAHQVRLITMNQAGGWRWRMRGGAITLARQVAALAEIPDVIVTTDMLDLAVFRALTDRTLGSVPTAIYFHENQLTYPLPPGRKRDYTFAWINFTSALVADAVIFNSDFHRRDWLTALPTMLRRYHDYHELQTVDQIAAKSLVLPPGLDLPVLPSRLPRDPSAPPVILWNARWEYDKQPHVVMAALEYLAGRGVTFRLIVTGEHIDPMAPDLVAARQRWADRTIHWGFAESRAAYLHLLRQADIVVSAAIQEYFGIAILEAIACGCVPLLPARLNYPDLIPPEWHADCLYPTDDDLPLALERLIGNLPRLMQYDWSVLAMPYRWQNLAPRYDTTLAALVR